One Chelonoidis abingdonii isolate Lonesome George chromosome 18, CheloAbing_2.0, whole genome shotgun sequence genomic region harbors:
- the ARCN1 gene encoding coatomer subunit delta yields MVLLAAAVCTKAGKAIVSRQFVEMTRTRIEGLLAAFPKLMNTGKQHTFVETESVRYVYQPMEKLYMVLITTKNSNILEDLETLRLFSRVIPEYCRALEENEISEHCFDLIFAFDEIVALGYRENVNLAQIRTFTEMDSHEEKVFRAVRETQEREAKAEMRRKAKELQQARRDAERQGKKAPGFGGFGSSAVSGGTTAAMITETIIETEKPKVAPAPARPSGPSKALKLGAKGKEVDNFVDKLKSEGENIMTSSVGKRSSEAAKVLAPPINMESVHMKIEEKISLTCGRDGGLQNMELHGMIMLRILDEKFARIRLHVENEDKKGVQLQTHPNVEKKLFTAESLIGLKNPEKSFPINSDVGVLKWRLQTTEESFIPLTINCWPSESGNGCDVNIEYELQEESLELNDVVITIPLPSSVGAPVIGEIDGEYRHDTRRNLLEWCLPVIDAKNKSGSLEFSIAGQPNDFFPVQVSFISRKNYCNIQVTKVTQVDGNSPVKFSTETTFLVDKYEIL; encoded by the exons ATG GTGCTCTTGGCCGCAGCCGTCTGCACAAAGGCAGGGAAGGCCATAGTTTCTCGGCAGTTCGTGGAGATGACTCGAACCCGCATTGAGGGGCTGCTGGCAGCCTTCCCCAAACTTATGAACACTGGGAAACAACACACGTTTGTGGAGACAGAGAGTGTGCGATATGTATATCAGCCAATGGAGAAGCTGTATATGGTATTGATCACCACCAAAAACAGCAATATCCTGGAAGACCTAGAAACACTCAGGCTCTTCTCTAGAGTG ATTCCCGAATATTGCCGAGCTCTGGAGGAGAACGAGATCTCTGAGCACTGCTTTGACCTGATTTTTGCCTTTGATGAAATTGTTGCCCTGGGCTACCGTGAGAACGTAAACCTGGCACAAATTCGGACCTTCACAGAGATGGACTCACATGAAGAGAAGGTGTTCCGAGCAGTCAGAGAG ACTCAAGAGCGTGAAGCAAAGGCTGAAATGCGCCGTAAAGCCAAGGAGTTGCAGCAGGCCCGAAGGGATGCAGAGAGACAGGGCAAAAAAGCACCAGGCTTTGGTGGATTTGGCAGCTCGGCTGTGTCTGGGGGTACAACAGCGGCCATGATCACAGAGACCATTATTGAAACAGAGAAGCCCAAAGTGGCACCGGCACCAGCCAG aCCATCAGGTCCCAGTAAGGCTTTGAAGCTTGGAGCTAAAGGGAAGGAGGTGGACAACTTTGTGGACAAGCtgaaatcagaaggagaaaatATCATGACCTCTTCTGTAGGGAAGCGCTCCTCAGAGGCAGCCAAGGTTCTCGCTCCACCCATTAACATGGAGAG TGTGCATATGAAAATCGAGGAGAAGATTTCCTTGACTTGTGGCCGTGATGGTGGGTTACAGAACATGGAGCTGCACGGCATGATCATGCTGAGGATCTTAGATGAAAAGTTTGCCCGGATTCGCCTCCATGTAGAAAATGAAGACAAGAAGGGGGTACAGCTACAG ACTCACCCAAATGTGGAGAAGAAACTTTTTACTGCCGAATCTCTGATTGGCTTGAAGAATCCAGAGAAATCGTTCCCTATTAACAGTGATGTGGGGGTGCTGAAATGGAGGTTGCAGACCACAGAAGAGTCTTTCATTCCGCTGACAA TTAACTGCTGGCCATCAGAAAGTGGGAATGGTTGTGACGTTAACATTGAATATGAGTTGCAAGAGGAGAGCCTAGAACTGAATGATGTGGTCATCACAATCCCATTGCC GTCCAGTGTTGGCGCCCCAGTGATTGGAGAGATTGATGGGGAGTATCGCCATGACACCCGGAGGAATCTCCTTGAATGGTGCCTGCCAGTGATAGATGCCAAAAACAAGAGTGGCAGCCTGGAGTTCAGTATAGCTGGGCAGCCCAATGACTTCTTCCCGGTGCAAGTCTCCTTCATCTCCAGAAAGAATTACTGCAATATACAG GTTACCAAAGTGACCCAGGTAGATGGGAACAGCCCTGTAAAGTTTTCTACTGAGACCACCTTCTTGGTGGACAAATACGAAATCCTGTAA